TATAGATCTGTAAAGTGTTGGATTAGAAAAATAATCAGCACCAAACTTGCTCAGTTTTGCACCACCAACCATAGGTGTTGAAATACCCTTAGCATCAGCCATTTCTGCCCTTTCCAATAGATCACCAATGTACTTAGACTGAGTCAAGAGAAGAGATCTATCCTGAAGATGTTGGACTTGGACCCCAAGAAAATAATCCAACTTGCCTAATTGCTTTAAAGCAAATTCTGAATCAAGTTGAGTAACAATTTTCTGAACCAATGGAAGAGAATTTCCAGTGAtaattatatcatcaacatagactaAGATATAAACACAATCTGTTGCTGTGTGAAAAGTGAAGAGAGAAGGATCACAACAGCTAGGTTTGAACCCATTTATGACCAAGGCAGCTCTAAGTTTCTCAAACCAAGCCCGAGGGGCTTGTTTgagaccatacaaagctttatTAAGCTTGCAAACCAGCTGCCTATCTTCTCTCTGAAAACCTGGTGGTTGTACCATATAAACTTCCTCCTGAAGTGCACCATGCAGAAAAgcattattcacatcaagtTGGTGAATATGCCAATGTTTAGTGACAGCCAAGGAAAGAATAAGCATGATTGTAACTGGCTTGACAACTGGTGAAAATGTCTCAGCATAATCAAAACCATGCACTTGATCATACCCCTTGGCCACTAGCCTAGCCTTATACCTATTGACAGAACCATCTGGATTTTCTTTCACCCTAAACGCCCATTTGCAACCAATTGCCCTTCTATTGGAAGGAAGGGGAACAAGTGTCCATGTATTGTTAGCAACGAGAGCATCATACTCAGCTTGCATAGCCTGAAGCCATTTAGGATCCTTCAAAGCCTGCTTAGTTGTAGTAGGTTCAGCTTGTGTAAGAAGCAATGTAGGGTGAAGTCTAGGTAACACAATCTCTGACTTAGCTCTAGTCTGCATGGGATGAACATTTCCCTGAGAAATGACAGCTGCTGGTTGCTGAAATATGGTTCCTGTAGAAGTAGGAGTGCCTTGAACAGCTGGAGAAACTCCTGAAGCAGTCTGCAAAGAGGGCATGGTCTCAACAGATGCAGTAGAGCCAACTGCAGAAACTGGTGTGCCTGGCTGAGGAGAAGAAACCACTGGAGCAGAATGCTGCTGCTCTTGGAGAGGAGCCAGTGTGTGATCATGTGTGACCAATGGTATACAAGAAGAAATTCCCAAAGAAAAAGAGTCAGATACAGAAGATGGAAACAATGTAGTGTATGGAAATCTGAATTCATTGAATTTTACATCTTTGGAAATATAAATCTTTCCATCACTATCTAGACATTTGTATCCTTGATGAGAAGAAGAGTAACCAAGGAAGACACACTCTCTAGACCTAAGCTCTAACTTGGAAGAATTATAGGGCCTCAAGTGAGGATAGCATGCACTTCCAAACACTCTCAAGATAGAGTAATCAGCTGGAACTTTAAACAGTTTATGATAAGGGCTGAGATTACTCAAAACTGGTGTGGAAGCCTATTGATGAGAAAAACGGCTGTAAGGAAAGCATGATCCCAATATTGGGAAGGCATGTTAGCACAAGCTAGTAATGACAAACCAGTTTCCACTATATGACGATGTTTTCTTTCCACACttccattttgatggtgtgtgtgAGGACATGTAATTCTATGATCTATACCTGTTTTGACAAAGTGAGAAATGAGAGGCTTAAACTCTGTACCTCCATCAGTCTGTACTGATTTCAGTTTTGTACCAAATTTTAACTCAGCCATTGCCTGGAATTGAAGAAAAACTGAGCTGGTTTCTGACTTTTTCTTAATTGGATATATCCAAGTAAACCTAGAGTAGGCATCTACAcaagttaaaaaataaagacAACCAGAATTGGTTTCAACTGATGCAGGACCCCAAAGATCAGTAAAAATTAATTCCAAGGGTGTAGAATAACTAGtagtagaagatgaagatggtaaACGATGAGACTTAGCAACACAACAAGAATGACAAACAtgaaattttgatttattaGGAATTGGAATCTTACAAGTGGACAATGCATTCTGCagagcctcatgatgaggatgccCTAATCTATTATGCCATAAGTCATAAGAACTTTGGCTAGGTACAATACTAGAAACAAAGTCACTAGGACTTGATACATCAGAATTATGCTTGGAAACAGCAAAAACAGAAGGAAACTGAACAGGAAGAGAATTCTTGAGAAATGTGGAAGAGTGCATGCCATCAAAGGAGTACAGGCCATCCTTGTCAAGTGAGCCACGAAGGAGAACTCTAGAAGTGTCCTGTGATTTCACAACacaatgaaaagggtgaaactcaaagaaaacTCCATTATCCTGTGCAAACTTGCTAACACTCACAAGATTTTTGGTTATATCAGGTACTAACAACAAGTTTTTTAAGAGTAAGAGTGGTTTGTGTGTGATAAGGAGAAGGAAAAGAGGCAGAACCAACAGACTTTATAGCTAAACCTTTACCATTTCCCATCAGGATTTGATCACTGCCAGCCACAGATACACTATCTGAAACTGCAGAGGCATCATGAGTGACATGATGTGTTGCTCCTGAGTCTGGAAACCAAGTGCCAAGGTTAGAAGCAGAAGATGCTGGTCCTGTGAGCAACGCCTGTGGTGCCCGAGGATTTGGAGCAGAAGCACGAGGAAACATGCCAAAGGGAAGAGAGCCAGGTGCAGTGGGATACATCATAGCACTTGAAGGATAGGTAAAACCAGCTCCAAATCCTGCTCCAGTAAACGAAACTCCAAATTGTGCAGGGGAACCAAACTGAGACATGCCTCTAAAGGAGAGTAACCAAACTGTGGTAGCATTCCAAAAGTAGGATTGAAGCCAAGAAGTGAGGCTAAAGCAACCTGTGGTTGAACACCACTGTGTGAAGATGAAGCAGAGGTAGAAGAACCACCACGATGATAACAGATGCTTGCGTCATGGCCATACTTGTGGCAGATCTGACATTGAACGGAGCAATCACCGCCACGTCCACCACGATTGGAGTGGCCACCACGTCCACCATAGTTATTGTAACCACCACGATCACCGCCATAACCGCGTGAGTTACCGGAGCGATTGCGATCATCAGATCTGGACGAGTCAACGCTACTAGCAGCGTAGTTGACCTCTGAGTACACCGGCGATGGAGGCGCAACTGTCGTCGGAGGCGGTGCAGTAGGTGTCGCCGGCGGTGGCGCATCCGGAGGCGCCAGCGATGGCGCAGTCGTATGAGCGAGAAACACCGCTGGAGAAGACGCTTGCATCTGACGCACACGCGTGCGTTCCAAACGCGCTTCATGCGCAATGATCATCGCTTCAACCTGCGAGATCGAGCAAGGTTGATCGCGATTGTAAACAATCGTCATCAGCGAACTATAATCATCTGGCAAACCATCAAAGATCGCTTCCAAATGCTCGCGATACGAGATCGGATCACCAATCGTGACAAGAGCGTTCACGATCGACTTGATGCGCTTGAGAAAATCAGATGAACTCTTCGATCCTTTGGTAATGGTTCGTAATTCAGATCGAAGCTGTGTTGATTGCGCAATCGTCTGAGCCTGGAAGAAATCAAGCACAGCTTGCCACACTTCCCATGACTGCTTGCAATTCACCACCGTTGGAAGCACAGAAGGCGAGAGTGAAGAGAGAAGCCACGTGAACAACGTTGAATCCTGTTGCTCCCAAATCTGGTATGCAGGATTCTCGACTGCATTCTCACGATCTTGCTCATTGAGAAACCTCGGTGGAATCTCTGGATGAACAAGATAACTCTGTAACCGATGCGTGCGAACAATGCCTTCAACGTGTTGCTTCCAGAAGAGAAAATTGGAATCATCAAGCTTCAGCGTGAGCTTGTGAACCAACGTAGAAGAACTCAACTGTGATGGAGCAACAACAACTGGAACTGGCATAGGAATTGCAGAAGAATGATCTGCATGAACTTCATCAgctatgatgatgatgaagaagaaagaaaaatcagagaAGGATCTCAAGGATCGTAGaaggctcttgataccatgttagagAAACTCAGAATAGTGAAAAGTGTTTATCATTGATTATGAAAAGTTGAGGATACAAGAGTTTGATTACAGCTTATATAGAACTCTATAGCTTGCTCAACAAGCTTAACAAGAACTCTAACAGATTCAGTTAGCCAGCTAAGCACCAGCTAAGCATAACCACCTAGCCTAACTGAAAATGCCAACTCAGCATAACAAACCTAGTGCTGACTGATAGTACAGTCAGCAATGCTAACGTGTAATTCTATACACACTCATACAATGTTCCCTAATAAGTAATGAAGAGCTCGTAGAGCAGCATTCTAGTGAGCTTCCTTGGGACGTTGCATAAATCGATCTAGAGTATGAACAACATAGCAGACTTCTGGGCGAGTGATGGTGAGATAAATTAGGCACACTGAAATTTAACTTTCTTGAGGATTGTTGATTTCAATCTATTCACATTTAGTATCATAATGTCTGCAATAATAAAAATCTTTAAGATTGGGCGGAAACTTATTCTTTATCAAACTGGTGGGTGGGGGAAAAAGTATTCTAAGTGGATCTTTTTGTAGTTAAATTTACAttgtaaattatttttaaaccaTATTTTGACAAGtttgagttcttattttttgaGTGCAATAAAatcagattttttatttttattttacttggAGCTAAAGTGCAACTGCAAATTCTACACTGTTGCTTTGGAATACATTTCTTGATCATTGACATAAATCTTAATGAACTCAATCATCAATTGTACAAGCAAAACAAATGATAAAGAATATGGCTAGTGATTCAATCATCAACCTgcctcttttttcctttcccaTCACATAATGCAAACTGCTAAACTCTGCTTCCTACGCATTAATGGCTGCTTGTAATTGTTCCAGGCTTTTACCCTTGGTTTCCGGCACCACCGCAACTATAAATAGTATAGCTAGTGCATTTATTGAAGCATAAAGAATGAAGGTACCTGAAATTCGTAAATACAAGTAAATTTAGATATTCTATAGGTTTCTTTAGCTGCAATTTTCTACTATTATTCACAAGTGGTAACTGTTTATCATATAACAATGCTGATGATCACTCTTTTAATGAATAAAAGCTTAAAAATATAACTTGTAATTACCATAAGAGCTCCAGCTCATGAGAAAGTTGAAAGTATAGGAACATAACCATGCACCAAACCAGTTCACCAATGTGACTATGCTTCCAGCCTGCCCTTTAATATTGACAGGAAATATCTGCAACCAAATGTAATATTTGAGCAAGATTTATGCTATCTCTTTACTAAGAAAACAAACTTGCTGATTCTGATAGAGGACATGTTTTATAACTGGAGAATTGCGAGTTTTGGCATAGTAATATGCACCAATACCAATACCCCAAATAAATGGAAAATAAAGTAGAAGCTGtgagcatcaatattttctagtTCTTTTATTACAATTATTACTTTGGAAAGGtaaatgtttaattaatatGCATCTCTAATATCATGTTGGCATTAGAActtgaaagaagagaagagaggaatACCTCAGACATCACAACCCATGGAATTGCTCCCATTCCTATTGAAAAGGATCCTATATAGACCTAATATCAGGAAAAGAAAGAGTACTGTTATATGGAGAATGAATTCATATCTCTGAGATACATCCAAGCAAATAGCATTATGAATGAAAGAGTAAGATCCCGTTTGGATGTGGACCAAATcacacttattggagcttaccTAACaatagataagctccaataagtctCTTTGGTCTGCATCTAAATGGGTGATAGTCATACCAGTATGCCGGTTAAAGCAAGTGCTGGAACTGCCCCCACACTAACCTCCTGAGCCTGTTGCACTCAAGGGTATCAATTTCACATAAATTTCAAGATTAGAAACAGGAAGCTATAGGGTTCTCAGTTGGTATGTACCTTAAGATAGAATGCAACGGCGATAAATATACTTCCTGCAACCAACCCCGATCCAGATAACTAAATAAaaccaagaaagaaaaacaaacataTTATAAATGAAGGGGATCTTTATAAACAGATGAAAGTTtgatgataatttttttgagcTTTGAATCTACCAGTAGTAGGGGCTTCCTGCCAGCTTTATCTATGAAGGCTGCTCCTAGACCAGTGATCACAATCTGcaaaacaaggaaaaaaaataaaaatgtatgaTGAGTTAGTAAGAGGGAAACAAATATCTGATTTTGCAAGAAGTAGTGGTTAAGTTGAAATTAACCTGAAGGCAAGCATATATTATAGTCCCGATGGTGGTAGAAAATCCTATGACAAGAAATCCACAGTCAAAACAAAGTTAGAATTAGAATGATCATGAAGTTTGTTCAATTTTGGATGTGTGGGAAACTGGCAATTGGAATTATAGGTTATATTCAAGTGATCAAAGTCTTGGAATGCAGAGATAAATTTACGAAAATTCTCAGAAGTACCTGCTAGCTCAAAAATACTTCTAGCATAAAAAGCAACTCCATTGATTCCTCCTAATTGCTGACAGACCATAAGTCCCACTGCAATCTGGCAATTTATATATAAAAGTTAGTTATCTGTTGGCCTTCACAGTAACTTGTTTCTTGGGTTGGTGAAAAATGGGAAGACTAATACTTTAAATGAAAATAACTTCATATTTGCttgattaaaatcattttcaacATGCACTTTATATTCCACCCCTCCACCTAGTCTATCGAAAAATACTTAAAGAAAGTAAAGTGCTATTACAGTGGCATtatcaaaaaggaaaagaaagcagGTTTCAATCATTAGTTTGAGTATAGAGAGGATTAGTTACAGTGAGTGAGCGCAAATATCTTCTCTGGAACAAATCCAGCAGCTTGGGTTTTTCGAGCCTTTCTAAACTTGTTATATAATCCTGTGGCAGTGACACAGATACATACACCTTCTTAATCACGTTATCTATGAAAGCTTTAAGTTGTGCATGGAGACAAAGTCACATATAATTTTGTCAACATTAATAATATAGGAACCTGAATTTCCTCCGCCTCTTGAGATATGTCAGCATCTTTGCCGCGAAGTATCTGCAGTGCTGCCACAAAATCTTTTCTACGCCCTCCTCTCTTTGCCTGCAGTATTTTTTGGTTGTTATGAATGAAAATCATTACTTATTGAACTCTTATAAGTACATTTATATGTGAATTTATTTCTTACCAGCCATCTAGGAGACTCTGGAATGAAAAACAGGCCCAAAAGCAGTACAGCAGTGGGAATCAGGCCTGCAATTGCAAACACCTGCCTAGTGAGTTCCTCCACTAAAACATCTTTCAATTTCTAATTTTATAAATTTGTATGTACTGCTTACCCTTCTTTTTGGTGGAATTTGAATCAATGTGGGAAGAAAACACTGCATGTTTGGATTGGCATTGTCACAAATGactttgaataaaattgtttctggtaaaagtgagttgaaaatTTCATGCAATTTTTGTAGGGTAATGTTGTGAAATCTAGTTGTAAAATCTTACAATTGATTATATTCAAAGCAGAATTTACTCTCTAATTTCTaaacataattgattttgggattGGAATAaattctgagatgactcacaaaCATCTATATTGTCATCTAAAAGTGATTTCACACAGTGCAAATTCATTCTGAGGTTTGCCAACGGAAACTAAGCATACACTCACCAACTAAAGCTAAAGCCCTCCATGAAATTACGTTTCCAATTATGAATGACACTGACACTGCACTAATGATCATGAACTACAAGGAGAAAAAAACAGCTGGAGTTAGATGATTGCATCCTAATTACAACAGATTCAATCAGTTCACAATAAGTGTTGCAAAATCTACCTGATTTAATGTAGTCAGAGCCCCACGGAGTTCTTTTGGTGCGATTTCGGCTATGAAGACAGGAACCTTATAATCCATAAAATATATAGTCAGATTTGAATTTATGGAAGTGTCTGAAATGACGTTTTGTGAGTTATTTCAGTAAAAAACTGGGCCCTGTATTAAAGAAAACCAACCAACCACATATGAAAAAACTCCCATTCCATATCCTGTTGCTAGCCTCCCAATGTCCAAAGGCACTGGGCCCTGTATTAAACAAAAATAAGTTCTGTTATGTTAGTGACTTAGAGCCCATTTGGATGCGGAgcaaagagcacttattggagcttattcaCTATTCGATGTGTTTTTAGTAGATAAGTTCAATAAGTGTGCTCTTTAGTCTGAATCCAAATAGTATCCAAGTTCATAAACCTTGGAAAACTGTTATGGCACAAACATCATAAAAGGTTTATAGTAAGAACCTGAGAAAAGTAAATAACAAGCCACCCTGCAATACAGAAAG
This is a stretch of genomic DNA from Lotus japonicus ecotype B-129 chromosome 1, LjGifu_v1.2. It encodes these proteins:
- the LOC130730753 gene encoding sugar transporter ERD6-like 7 isoform X2, with the translated sequence MAIKEDEDYGEEKGIREPLVEEQNKVNKQLVHGSKGHPWIVYFTTFVAVCGSYEFGAGIGYSSPTQNAIREDLSLSLAEYSLFGSILTFGAMIGAITSGPIADFIGRKGAMRVSSAFCIAGWLVIYFSQGPVPLDIGRLATGYGMGVFSYVVPVFIAEIAPKELRGALTTLNQFMIISAVSVSFIIGNVISWRALALVGLIPTAVLLLGLFFIPESPRWLAKRGGRRKDFVAALQILRGKDADISQEAEEIQDYITSLERLEKPKLLDLFQRRYLRSLTIAVGLMVCQQLGGINGVAFYARSIFELAGFSTTIGTIIYACLQIVITGLGAAFIDKAGRKPLLLLSGSGLVAGSIFIAVAFYLKAQEVSVGAVPALALTGILVYIGSFSIGMGAIPWVVMSEIFPVNIKGQAGSIVTLVNWFGAWLCSYTFNFLMSWSSYGTFILYASINALAILFIVAVVPETKGKSLEQLQAAINA
- the LOC130730753 gene encoding sugar transporter ERD6-like 7 isoform X1, whose protein sequence is MAIKEDEDYGEEKGIREPLVEEQNKVNKQLVHGSKGHPWIVYFTTFVAVCGSYEFGAGIGYSSPTQNAIREDLSLSLAEYSLFGSILTFGAMIGAITSGPIADFIGRKGAMRVSSAFCIAGWLVIYFSQGPVPLDIGRLATGYGMGVFSYVVPVFIAEIAPKELRGALTTLNQFMIISAVSVSFIIGNVISWRALALVVFSSHIDSNSTKKKGLIPTAVLLLGLFFIPESPRWLAKRGGRRKDFVAALQILRGKDADISQEAEEIQDYITSLERLEKPKLLDLFQRRYLRSLTIAVGLMVCQQLGGINGVAFYARSIFELAGFSTTIGTIIYACLQIVITGLGAAFIDKAGRKPLLLLSGSGLVAGSIFIAVAFYLKAQEVSVGAVPALALTGILVYIGSFSIGMGAIPWVVMSEIFPVNIKGQAGSIVTLVNWFGAWLCSYTFNFLMSWSSYGTFILYASINALAILFIVAVVPETKGKSLEQLQAAINA